One window of Sulfurospirillum sp. 1612 genomic DNA carries:
- a CDS encoding ABC transporter ATP-binding protein, which produces MLLEVKNLITRFYADEHVNTAVNDVSFSIPKGKTVCIVGESGSGKSITSLSILRLIDKPGRIDGGEIIFKGEDLLQQNIKEMRKIRGKEIAMIFQEPMTSLNPSYTIGFQIDESLKLHQKHLNKKERYNKVIEALELVSMPNPKDKYHEYPFKLSGGQRQRVMIAMAMACEPSLLIADEPTTALDVTIQAQVLDLMRELQEKKGTSILFITHDLGVVYQIADEVVVMYKGHIVEKASAKELFADPRHPYTKALLNSIPIPGKVARKAHLDTVDDHIDYLQFPKEIR; this is translated from the coding sequence ATGTTATTAGAAGTCAAAAACTTAATCACCCGATTTTATGCGGATGAACATGTCAATACTGCTGTTAATGATGTCTCTTTTTCTATTCCTAAGGGCAAAACTGTTTGTATTGTAGGAGAAAGTGGTAGCGGTAAGAGTATTACCTCCTTATCAATATTGAGATTAATCGATAAGCCCGGTCGTATTGATGGGGGAGAGATTATCTTCAAAGGGGAGGATTTACTGCAACAAAATATCAAAGAGATGCGCAAGATTAGAGGGAAAGAGATTGCGATGATTTTCCAAGAACCCATGACCTCTTTGAATCCCTCATATACGATAGGATTCCAAATCGATGAATCTTTGAAATTGCATCAAAAACATCTGAACAAAAAAGAGCGTTATAACAAGGTCATCGAAGCCTTGGAACTAGTGAGTATGCCAAATCCAAAAGATAAATATCATGAGTATCCTTTCAAACTCAGTGGAGGACAGAGACAACGTGTCATGATTGCCATGGCGATGGCATGTGAGCCTAGTCTTTTGATTGCAGATGAACCGACCACGGCATTGGATGTCACCATCCAAGCGCAAGTGTTGGACTTGATGCGCGAATTGCAAGAGAAAAAAGGCACCTCCATCCTCTTTATCACCCATGATTTGGGTGTCGTGTACCAAATCGCTGATGAAGTCGTGGTCATGTATAAAGGACATATCGTAGAGAAGGCCTCAGCCAAAGAGCTTTTTGCCGACCCAAGACACCCTTATACAAAAGCGCTTTTAAATTCCATACCGATACCGGGTAAAGTGGCACGAAAGGCTCATCTTGATACGGTTGATGATCACATTGATTATCTACAATTTCCAAAGGAGATTCGATGA
- a CDS encoding ABC transporter ATP-binding protein: MSDILFEVKNLKKHYEISQGLFKAPNIVKAVNNISFNVKKGEILSIVGESGCGKSTTAKMLMTIEKPTEGAIIFQGQDITKFTPHELKEYRKKVQIIFQDPYSSLNPRWKVGKIIAEPLKLNTDLSDQEIEKKVYEIMDKVGLQKDWFHRYPHQFSGGQRQRIGIARALILNPEIIICDEPVSALDVSIQAQVLNLLLDLQEEFNLTYVFISHDLSVVEHISDRIVVMYFGDIVEEKNVEDLFANPEAAYTKKLLGAIPKIDI, encoded by the coding sequence ATGAGTGATATACTATTTGAAGTTAAAAATCTCAAAAAACATTATGAAATCTCTCAAGGGCTCTTCAAAGCGCCCAATATCGTCAAAGCGGTCAATAATATCTCCTTTAATGTAAAAAAAGGTGAAATCCTCAGTATTGTGGGTGAGAGTGGCTGTGGAAAATCTACCACAGCAAAAATGCTCATGACCATCGAAAAACCAACAGAAGGCGCCATCATCTTCCAAGGTCAGGATATCACCAAATTTACACCGCATGAGTTGAAAGAGTATCGAAAAAAGGTGCAAATCATCTTTCAAGACCCCTACTCTTCGCTTAATCCGAGATGGAAAGTCGGCAAGATTATCGCAGAACCTTTGAAACTCAACACCGATTTGAGTGATCAAGAAATCGAGAAAAAAGTATATGAGATTATGGATAAAGTGGGACTTCAAAAAGATTGGTTTCACCGCTATCCGCATCAATTTTCTGGGGGTCAAAGACAACGAATCGGCATCGCTAGAGCGCTCATACTCAACCCTGAGATTATCATCTGTGATGAACCCGTCAGTGCGCTTGATGTCTCAATACAAGCACAAGTACTCAATCTCTTGCTTGATTTGCAAGAAGAGTTTAATCTCACTTATGTTTTTATCTCACATGATTTAAGTGTCGTTGAGCATATTTCAGATAGAATAGTAGTGATGTATTTTGGTGATATTGTCGAAGAGAAAAACGTCGAAGATCTTTTTGCCAATCCAGAAGCAGCTTACACAAAAAAACTCTTGGGAGCAATCCCTAAAATAGACATATAA
- a CDS encoding DUF2333 family protein, translating to MEKSNIKDRFIAYLFNIKEWGIFLKRFLALFVVAALSLLLWYFPISLFVAPFYSITTDRVPVVKEYKDLVGKSTTVALRDGLQNLINEGLVTNFIGVRTWIDNKYYQQVGEIEMFRIGVNILENNLARNRGTGGANRYIVQARSDIYSDFRIPIFTSYTTRVKQAISNIDRYLVQLKADQNKEMSQKRAVFIVNSDNLATALDKLKQQLQTNLMTQTTWRTQDDKFYRIKGNLIAMYDILKGIDYDFKDKMIDKSSYNENFIPIMELLKQAIAQNHLVILESMGHLSKLEKDANLIAQKLSELRDKLNNG from the coding sequence ATGGAAAAATCCAATATAAAAGACCGATTCATAGCATATTTGTTCAATATTAAAGAGTGGGGAATCTTCTTGAAGCGATTCTTGGCTCTTTTTGTCGTAGCAGCCTTATCGTTACTTTTGTGGTATTTTCCCATCAGCCTCTTTGTAGCGCCGTTTTATTCAATCACGACCGATCGGGTGCCTGTGGTTAAAGAATACAAAGACCTAGTAGGCAAAAGTACGACCGTCGCACTCCGAGATGGTCTTCAAAATCTCATTAATGAGGGATTGGTGACCAATTTCATCGGGGTGAGAACGTGGATTGATAATAAATACTACCAACAAGTCGGAGAGATTGAGATGTTTCGTATCGGCGTTAATATACTCGAAAACAACCTAGCGAGAAATCGCGGTACGGGTGGGGCTAATCGGTACATTGTCCAAGCACGATCGGATATCTACTCTGATTTTAGAATACCAATTTTTACGAGCTATACAACAAGAGTGAAACAAGCCATCTCAAATATTGATCGTTATTTGGTGCAACTCAAAGCCGACCAAAACAAGGAAATGAGCCAAAAAAGAGCCGTTTTTATCGTTAATTCTGATAATCTAGCGACTGCTCTTGATAAGCTCAAACAACAACTCCAAACCAACCTCATGACACAAACGACCTGGAGGACACAAGATGACAAGTTTTATCGTATTAAGGGCAATTTAATTGCAATGTATGATATACTTAAGGGAATTGATTATGATTTCAAAGACAAGATGATTGATAAATCTTCTTATAATGAAAACTTTATCCCCATTATGGAACTTTTGAAACAAGCCATAGCACAAAATCATCTTGTGATATTAGAGTCAATGGGCCATCTCTCAAAGTTAGAGAAAGATGCCAATTTAATCGCACAAAAGCTTTCAGAGCTGAGAGATAAACTCAACAACGGCTAA